From Blastochloris viridis, one genomic window encodes:
- the cas8c gene encoding type I-U CRISPR-associated protein Cas8c, translating into MSEVSIPVDLFNPGQVFACLGLIEAADVLLGGAEGGFQWDTGERDVFVLSADGAGDPVEAVLAFLAEAEAVAVVPHDGGLATDKWGVRSVPSDRDVFPCPRPDTPSALPCRLVAGQRSIFVSHWVDRSSAGIDNVKFWAGMAGYPGPALVRDLLAQIRTWSANQRAAAAADPFGNLDPSSASAVQSSNLRFDYRAGTIPFDAGFSTNAHSDVAMIGFPLVDVLAAIGLEHARPHRIDKLTYRYAAWSGLLVPPLARAVMGTADLGFRTRTFRIDLGWPGQENQARAIKLAREDTAS; encoded by the coding sequence ATGAGCGAGGTCTCGATCCCGGTTGATCTGTTCAATCCCGGCCAAGTGTTCGCCTGCCTCGGCCTGATCGAGGCCGCGGACGTGCTGCTCGGCGGTGCCGAGGGCGGCTTTCAGTGGGATACCGGCGAGCGCGATGTGTTCGTCCTCAGCGCCGACGGCGCGGGCGATCCGGTCGAAGCGGTGCTGGCGTTCCTGGCCGAAGCGGAGGCCGTCGCGGTCGTCCCGCATGACGGCGGGCTTGCGACCGACAAATGGGGCGTCCGGTCCGTTCCGTCCGACCGCGACGTGTTCCCGTGCCCGCGCCCGGACACGCCGAGCGCGCTGCCCTGCCGGCTCGTCGCAGGCCAGCGGTCGATCTTCGTGTCGCATTGGGTCGACCGCTCGTCGGCCGGGATCGACAACGTCAAGTTCTGGGCCGGCATGGCGGGCTATCCGGGGCCGGCGCTGGTGCGCGATCTGCTGGCGCAAATTCGCACTTGGTCCGCGAACCAACGGGCGGCGGCGGCCGCCGATCCGTTCGGCAATCTCGACCCGTCGAGCGCGAGCGCGGTGCAGTCGAGCAATCTGCGGTTCGACTATCGCGCCGGCACCATCCCGTTCGATGCGGGCTTCTCGACCAACGCGCACAGCGACGTGGCGATGATCGGCTTTCCGCTCGTCGACGTTCTGGCGGCGATCGGCCTCGAACACGCGCGGCCACACCGCATCGACAAGCTCACCTACAGATACGCCGCCTGGAGCGGTCTTCTCGTGCCGCCGCTCGCTCGCGCGGTGATGGGTACCGCCGACCTCGGCTTCAGAACGCGCACGTTCCGCATCGATCTCGGCTGGCCCGGTCAGGAGAACCAGGCCCGCGCCATCAAGCTTGCCCGAGAGGACACCGCATCATGA
- the cas7u gene encoding type I-U CRISPR-associated RAMP protein Csb1/Cas7u encodes MTAPLALTSELLSTWAEDPRGPVALVLRQKLVPVEGEGGVVFPPTYADIGYSIDTLSDGTKVATIDSVGSQANRIEPIFKRAAPGRPENPLATLVPQIDIAIGNDKTVSILDAGHRLGDALIRSSDLADEARAAFKLYQDNGDASALAKLAPTSLVFGAWDSRDTQAKLPRIVQSTIRAWDVDVLHRAAQYIPPIDYVAEGALEETGDKGENDVRSQLGFRHAPAVWRDDGRKEKVLGGVVVRGEIRRDVTINLVALRQLGGENGAALRRYVLGLALVAAAEPPDAFLRQGCLLTPAPNGASDWAMVARTGERTPLALDAGRALKIAREAKAAFGVAPDRSVKFDPGRARASLDEKKDGKAKKAKG; translated from the coding sequence ATGACCGCGCCGCTCGCCTTGACCTCCGAACTCCTCTCCACCTGGGCCGAGGACCCGCGCGGCCCGGTGGCGCTGGTGCTTCGGCAGAAACTCGTGCCTGTGGAAGGCGAGGGCGGCGTGGTGTTCCCGCCGACCTATGCCGACATCGGCTATTCGATCGACACGCTGTCCGACGGCACCAAGGTCGCGACCATCGACTCGGTGGGGTCCCAGGCCAACCGCATCGAGCCGATCTTCAAGCGGGCGGCGCCGGGCCGCCCGGAGAACCCGTTGGCGACACTGGTGCCGCAGATCGACATCGCCATCGGCAATGACAAGACGGTCTCGATCCTCGATGCCGGCCACCGGCTCGGCGACGCGTTGATCCGCTCGTCCGATCTGGCGGACGAGGCGCGCGCCGCGTTCAAGCTCTATCAGGACAACGGCGACGCCAGCGCGCTCGCCAAGCTTGCCCCGACGTCGCTGGTGTTCGGCGCGTGGGACTCGCGCGACACCCAGGCCAAGCTGCCACGCATCGTGCAATCGACCATCCGGGCGTGGGACGTCGATGTGCTGCACCGCGCGGCGCAGTATATTCCGCCGATCGATTACGTCGCCGAGGGCGCGCTGGAGGAGACCGGCGACAAGGGCGAGAACGACGTGCGCTCCCAGCTCGGGTTCCGCCACGCCCCGGCGGTGTGGCGCGACGACGGCCGCAAGGAGAAGGTGCTGGGCGGGGTGGTGGTGCGCGGCGAGATCCGGCGCGACGTGACGATCAATCTCGTCGCACTGCGCCAGCTCGGCGGCGAGAACGGCGCGGCACTGCGGCGCTACGTGCTCGGCCTCGCGCTGGTGGCGGCGGCCGAGCCGCCGGACGCCTTCCTGCGCCAGGGCTGCCTGCTCACACCGGCGCCGAACGGCGCGTCCGACTGGGCGATGGTGGCGCGCACCGGCGAGCGGACGCCGCTCGCGCTCGATGCCGGCCGTGCCTTGAAGATCGCGCGCGAGGCGAAGGCGGCATTCGGCGTCGCGCCGGACCGGTCCGTGAAGTTCGATCCCGGCCGCGCCCGCGCGAGCCTCGACGAGAAGAAGGACGGCAAGGCCAAGAAGGCGAAGGGCTGA